A genome region from Marinobacter panjinensis includes the following:
- a CDS encoding ABC transporter ATP-binding protein, with protein sequence MSDLSEHKSDSQRPILKVSDLTHKVSLETDTLTILQGVSLEINRGESVAIVGRSGSGKTTLLGLLAGLDTPSEGTVELDGSVISQLSEDERAKLRSRRVGFVFQSFQLLPALTALENVMLPLELGGFDSPEAKAKELLERVGLGERLSHTPRQLSGGEQQRVAIARAFASEPAILFADEPTGNLDNRTGADVSDLLMTLNREQGTTLVMVTHDERLAARCVRQFNIEAGILTEPTTSDQPEAVN encoded by the coding sequence GTGAGCGACCTGAGTGAGCACAAATCGGATAGTCAGCGCCCCATCCTCAAAGTCAGCGACCTGACCCACAAGGTTAGCCTGGAGACTGATACGTTGACGATCTTGCAGGGGGTCAGTCTGGAAATCAACCGCGGTGAATCCGTGGCGATTGTCGGGCGCTCCGGTTCCGGCAAGACGACCTTGCTGGGTCTGTTGGCAGGGCTGGATACACCCTCGGAGGGCACGGTTGAACTGGATGGTTCGGTGATCAGCCAGCTCAGTGAGGACGAACGTGCAAAACTCCGGTCCCGTCGGGTGGGTTTTGTGTTCCAGTCGTTCCAGCTATTGCCGGCTTTGACGGCACTGGAGAATGTCATGCTGCCGCTGGAACTCGGCGGATTTGACAGTCCGGAAGCAAAGGCGAAGGAATTGCTGGAGCGGGTAGGGCTTGGTGAACGGCTCTCCCATACGCCCCGGCAGCTTTCCGGCGGGGAGCAACAACGTGTTGCCATCGCCCGGGCTTTTGCGTCAGAACCCGCCATCCTGTTCGCGGATGAGCCCACGGGCAACCTGGACAACCGCACTGGCGCGGATGTGTCAGATCTGTTGATGACACTGAACCGGGAACAGGGCACAACGCTGGTCATGGTTACCCACGATGAACGGCTCGCCGCCCGCTGCGTCCGCCAGTTCAATATTGAAGCCGGTATCCTGACGGAGCCGACCACCTCAGATCAGCCGGAAGCGGTGAACTGA
- a CDS encoding substrate-binding periplasmic protein, which produces MRNASSSRRLPIILASLTLAFSVLSGTGVLATENAATQNTERVVRFNVSPNGYPPYLIYENGKHSGIMWEVVTAIAERLDYVVIPEQIPRKRVDQMIKEGYIDATTRAREWTDNPEEFAFTDPIVDIEEVLFVPEDSDLEFEVPEDLFSHTLVTPLGYHYPTLEPHFQAGEIRRFDVSRDKDVFHYVLHGDDMDAAVADRLVGKWILRNEDMQGKFRTTSAMLSQYGFRLMLRKDCTDFVESFNRELEAMKKNGELEEILSHYR; this is translated from the coding sequence ATGCGCAACGCATCATCCAGCCGGCGCCTGCCGATAATCCTTGCCTCACTGACACTCGCTTTCTCTGTCCTGTCAGGAACAGGCGTTCTCGCCACCGAAAACGCGGCCACACAGAATACCGAGCGGGTTGTCCGCTTTAACGTCTCTCCCAACGGTTACCCACCTTATCTGATCTACGAGAACGGAAAACATTCCGGTATCATGTGGGAGGTGGTCACTGCGATTGCCGAGCGTCTGGACTATGTGGTGATCCCTGAACAGATCCCCCGCAAACGTGTGGACCAGATGATCAAGGAAGGCTATATCGACGCCACTACTCGCGCCAGGGAATGGACGGACAATCCTGAGGAGTTCGCCTTTACCGATCCCATAGTGGACATCGAGGAAGTGCTGTTCGTGCCCGAAGACTCGGACCTGGAATTTGAAGTGCCTGAGGACCTGTTTTCACACACGCTGGTGACCCCCCTCGGTTACCACTACCCGACCCTGGAACCCCACTTCCAGGCGGGCGAGATCAGGCGTTTTGATGTTTCCCGTGACAAGGACGTGTTCCACTATGTACTACACGGAGACGACATGGATGCCGCCGTTGCAGACCGACTGGTAGGCAAATGGATCCTGCGCAACGAAGACATGCAGGGTAAATTCCGCACCACTTCAGCGATGCTGAGCCAATACGGTTTCCGGCTGATGCTGAGAAAAGACTGCACGGACTTTGTCGAGTCATTTAACCGCGAGCTTGAAGCCATGAAGAAGAACGGCGAGCTGGAGGAGATACTTTCCCACTACCGTTAG
- a CDS encoding ABC transporter permease: MAASKKLMSVKRDWRERDVRVVLSALIIAVATVATIALFASQLQRTLVTSASSFLAADRQLEAENGRPVPEAWMQEAEQRGLETARMIEFSTMVYGADNFQLVSIKAVNNDYPLRGQVEYQQGADAPRQTVGHGPGPGEVWINPRLLRLLELEIGDNLEVGNHSLTIAGLLVREPDGGFRMSSLAPRVMMHVDDVASTEVIQEGSRVEYVYLFAGDEAALNSYYSWLQPQLEPSHEWEGVRDGETFSESLDRAERFLLLGGSLAVMLAAVAVAVASRQYALSQRDTVALLKTLGVSSKGIGRLYIRRLALWGIVGAIGGLLVALPLYWLLSSVLGDVLERQIDYQLDPDALIPALLTALVSLFAFAYPPIRRLRNVPAMRVLRSQPGESGREAIPDLVIAVVAIFGLVWMYAREVSLVLSLLGGLVLLLGALGLLGWLLVSTLRRISGGGNAWRLALVGLYRHRRASLSQMAVFAMTLMLAATLILVRTSLLNDWQAQLPEDTPNHFLINIAPQAVDEVDEFWAERGHPLEQLYPMVRGRLTELNGQPVKEAVTKEERVGALNRELNLTWMDELPEDNEIVAGEWFASGQTDGVSIEAELAGKLGVKVGDELGFTIGSDKVTETVTSIRTVQWDSMKPNFYMAFPPGGGLENMPATWITAFFLPADMKGELNDFSRQFPTVSVLEIDHVIERIQEIVRQVTQAIEAILALILAAALVVMAAVVSATMQDRQREGALLRTLGGRQSLLVRSTMLEFALLGFFAGILGVAAAEGAVWALQFRMFEGEFRWHWQAILPIPLLSALVLALFGRWQLKPVLSVSPMLLLRRLE; encoded by the coding sequence ATGGCGGCATCGAAGAAGTTAATGTCAGTCAAGCGCGACTGGCGTGAAAGGGACGTCAGGGTTGTTCTGTCCGCGCTGATCATTGCCGTTGCCACGGTAGCGACCATCGCCCTGTTTGCCAGCCAGTTGCAGCGCACACTGGTGACGTCCGCCAGTTCTTTCCTGGCGGCTGACCGCCAGCTGGAAGCGGAGAACGGCCGGCCGGTTCCCGAAGCCTGGATGCAGGAAGCCGAACAGCGGGGCCTAGAAACCGCCCGCATGATCGAGTTTTCCACCATGGTTTACGGGGCTGACAATTTCCAGCTGGTGTCGATCAAGGCGGTGAATAACGACTACCCGCTGCGCGGCCAGGTCGAGTACCAGCAAGGTGCGGATGCGCCCCGACAGACAGTCGGTCATGGGCCGGGGCCCGGAGAGGTGTGGATAAACCCGCGCCTGTTGCGGTTACTGGAACTTGAGATCGGCGACAACCTGGAAGTGGGTAATCATTCGCTGACTATCGCCGGCTTGCTCGTTCGTGAGCCGGACGGTGGCTTCCGTATGTCATCGCTGGCACCACGGGTCATGATGCACGTGGATGACGTGGCTTCCACCGAGGTGATTCAGGAAGGCAGCCGGGTGGAATACGTGTACCTGTTTGCCGGCGATGAGGCTGCCCTCAATAGCTACTACAGCTGGCTGCAACCGCAGCTGGAGCCGAGTCATGAGTGGGAAGGTGTGCGCGATGGTGAGACCTTCTCCGAGTCCCTTGACCGCGCCGAGCGCTTCCTGTTGCTGGGTGGCAGCCTGGCGGTGATGCTGGCGGCGGTTGCTGTGGCGGTAGCCAGTCGCCAGTACGCGCTATCCCAGAGGGATACCGTTGCCCTGCTGAAAACGCTCGGCGTGAGCAGTAAAGGAATTGGGCGGTTGTACATTCGCCGTCTGGCTCTTTGGGGCATCGTTGGTGCCATCGGTGGGCTTCTGGTGGCCCTGCCTCTGTACTGGCTCCTGTCCAGCGTGCTGGGGGATGTGCTGGAGCGACAGATCGATTATCAGCTGGACCCCGACGCATTGATACCGGCACTTCTGACAGCCCTGGTGTCGCTGTTTGCTTTTGCCTACCCGCCGATTCGAAGGCTGCGCAATGTGCCAGCCATGCGGGTATTGCGAAGCCAGCCTGGCGAGTCCGGCCGAGAGGCCATTCCGGATCTGGTCATTGCCGTAGTGGCGATCTTCGGTCTGGTATGGATGTACGCCCGGGAGGTGTCCCTGGTGTTGTCGCTGCTGGGTGGCCTTGTGTTGCTGCTGGGTGCGCTGGGGCTGTTGGGGTGGCTGCTGGTGAGCACGCTGCGCAGAATCAGTGGCGGTGGCAACGCGTGGCGTCTGGCGTTGGTGGGGCTATACCGCCATCGCCGTGCCAGTCTGTCCCAGATGGCAGTGTTTGCCATGACGCTGATGCTGGCGGCCACATTGATCCTGGTCAGAACCTCGTTGCTGAACGATTGGCAGGCACAGTTGCCGGAAGACACCCCCAACCACTTCCTGATCAACATCGCGCCCCAGGCGGTCGATGAGGTGGATGAATTCTGGGCAGAGCGTGGGCATCCCCTGGAACAACTGTATCCCATGGTCCGTGGCCGGCTGACTGAACTGAACGGGCAGCCCGTTAAAGAAGCGGTGACCAAGGAAGAGCGTGTGGGGGCTCTGAATCGTGAGCTCAACCTGACCTGGATGGACGAATTGCCGGAAGACAACGAAATCGTGGCGGGCGAGTGGTTTGCCAGCGGCCAGACCGATGGCGTGTCCATTGAGGCGGAGTTGGCCGGTAAGCTCGGGGTCAAAGTGGGTGATGAGCTTGGTTTTACCATCGGTTCAGACAAGGTGACAGAAACCGTCACCAGCATACGTACCGTCCAGTGGGACAGCATGAAACCCAACTTTTACATGGCGTTTCCGCCCGGGGGCGGGCTTGAGAATATGCCGGCGACCTGGATCACGGCGTTCTTCCTGCCCGCGGATATGAAGGGCGAACTTAACGACTTTTCGCGTCAATTCCCGACTGTGTCGGTGCTGGAAATCGACCATGTGATCGAACGCATTCAGGAAATCGTGCGTCAGGTAACGCAGGCCATTGAAGCGATACTGGCGTTGATTCTGGCGGCGGCGCTGGTGGTCATGGCTGCGGTGGTCAGCGCCACCATGCAGGACCGGCAAAGGGAAGGTGCCTTGCTACGAACCCTGGGCGGCAGGCAGTCACTGCTGGTGAGAAGCACCATGCTGGAGTTTGCTTTGCTGGGGTTCTTTGCCGGCATCCTTGGGGTTGCGGCCGCGGAAGGCGCTGTCTGGGCGTTGCAGTTCAGGATGTTTGAAGGGGAATTCCGCTGGCACTGGCAGGCCATTCTGCCGATTCCACTGCTCAGCGCCCTGGTATTGGCATTGTTTGGCCGCTGGCAGCTGAAACCTGTGTTGAGTGTGTCGCCGATGTTGCTGCTCAGGCGTCTGGAGTAG
- a CDS encoding iron-containing alcohol dehydrogenase, whose amino-acid sequence MTNQYYEFFCPVKVIAGKAALEHIPYELTGLGAKRPMIITDKGVRAAGLLDPVIAACEESGLEIISIYDDVPPDSSTGVVKDIAGIYRHEKCDSLIAVGGGSAIDTAKAVNILVSEGGDNIAEYSGAGIIKHPLKPFLVVPTTAGTGSEVTSVAVITDTAKSVKLPFTSSFLLPNAAVIDPRMTLTLPPHITAATAMDAMTHATEAFTCMAKNPLSDAYATAAIKKISTSLLKVMDNPKDSDNRLELAQASTMAGIAFSNSMVGLVHALGHATGAICHLPHGLCMSLYLPYVLEYNLETIRAPLGELLLYLEGPEVYAATPASRRAEGSISALRKLRDELFKRCKLPRTLKEAGSVEEHQLDTIAELAMDDGSMMFNPKEVTLEDARAVLKKAWA is encoded by the coding sequence ATGACCAACCAATACTATGAATTTTTCTGCCCGGTTAAGGTAATCGCCGGTAAAGCAGCGCTGGAGCACATCCCCTATGAGCTGACCGGCCTGGGCGCCAAGCGGCCGATGATTATTACCGACAAAGGCGTTCGCGCCGCCGGACTTCTTGACCCCGTGATTGCGGCTTGCGAAGAAAGCGGCCTGGAAATCATCAGCATTTACGATGACGTTCCGCCGGATTCCTCCACCGGCGTGGTGAAAGACATTGCCGGAATCTACCGCCACGAAAAGTGCGATTCCCTCATTGCGGTGGGGGGTGGTTCTGCCATTGATACCGCCAAGGCGGTGAACATCCTGGTGTCGGAAGGTGGTGACAACATTGCCGAGTACAGTGGCGCGGGCATCATCAAGCACCCGCTGAAGCCGTTCCTGGTGGTGCCAACCACGGCCGGTACCGGATCTGAAGTCACCTCCGTTGCGGTGATTACCGACACGGCCAAGTCAGTAAAGCTGCCGTTCACGTCGTCGTTCCTGCTGCCCAACGCTGCGGTAATCGACCCGCGAATGACCCTGACATTACCGCCGCACATCACTGCCGCCACCGCCATGGACGCGATGACCCATGCCACGGAAGCGTTCACCTGTATGGCGAAAAACCCGCTCAGTGATGCCTATGCAACGGCCGCTATCAAGAAAATCAGCACCTCTCTGCTGAAAGTCATGGACAACCCGAAGGACAGCGATAACCGGTTGGAGCTGGCACAGGCCTCCACCATGGCCGGCATTGCCTTCTCCAACTCCATGGTAGGACTGGTTCATGCCCTCGGGCATGCCACCGGTGCCATCTGTCACCTGCCCCACGGGCTTTGCATGAGCCTGTATCTGCCGTACGTGCTGGAATATAACCTGGAGACGATTCGGGCGCCGCTGGGCGAACTCCTGCTCTACCTTGAAGGCCCGGAAGTCTATGCTGCCACACCAGCCAGCCGCCGCGCTGAGGGCAGCATATCCGCCCTTCGCAAGCTTCGGGATGAGCTGTTCAAGCGTTGCAAGCTGCCGCGCACCCTCAAGGAAGCGGGCAGTGTGGAGGAGCATCAGCTGGACACCATCGCCGAGTTGGCCATGGATGACGGTTCCATGATGTTCAACCCGAAAGAAGTCACGCTGGAAGACGCCCGGGCGGTTCTGAAGAAAGCTTGGGCCTGA
- a CDS encoding arylesterase, whose product MHTVFLRLRSIVFIALICVGVQAQASQNTLMIFGDSLSAAYGVQTEEAWVALLKERLDEEGLDQWQVVNASISGETTDGGLRRLPKLLDENEPDIVIIELGGNDGLRGFPPQVIRRNLSSMIEQVNEAGARALLVGMQIPPNYGQRYTSAFAEIYPELADEQDTELVPFFLDGIYDQEGMMQDDDIHPTAEAQGQLLENIWPVLEPMLRH is encoded by the coding sequence ATGCATACGGTATTTTTACGCCTGAGATCAATAGTTTTCATCGCTTTAATTTGTGTTGGTGTGCAAGCACAGGCCAGCCAGAACACACTGATGATTTTTGGTGACAGTCTCAGTGCAGCTTATGGCGTGCAGACCGAGGAAGCCTGGGTCGCCCTGTTGAAGGAGCGCCTCGACGAAGAAGGCCTTGACCAGTGGCAGGTGGTAAATGCCAGCATAAGCGGAGAAACCACCGACGGCGGCTTGCGTCGCCTGCCAAAACTGCTGGATGAAAACGAGCCGGACATTGTCATTATCGAACTCGGGGGCAACGACGGCCTGCGGGGCTTCCCGCCTCAGGTTATCCGCCGCAACCTGTCCAGCATGATTGAGCAGGTGAATGAAGCCGGCGCCAGGGCACTGCTCGTGGGCATGCAGATTCCTCCCAATTATGGCCAGCGCTACACGAGCGCCTTCGCAGAGATTTATCCGGAACTGGCGGACGAACAGGACACCGAACTGGTGCCCTTCTTCCTGGATGGCATCTATGACCAGGAAGGCATGATGCAGGATGATGACATCCACCCGACAGCCGAGGCCCAGGGCCAGTTACTGGAGAACATCTGGCCGGTGCTGGAACCCATGCTGCGCCACTAA